In the Cellulomonas sp. C5510 genome, CGTGTCGGCGACGAACGACTCGAGGAAGCCGCGGGCGAGGCCCTCCCCGTCCTGCAGGCTGCGGACCACGTACGCGGCGAGCGGCGCGAAGGACTCGACCTGCGCCATCTTCAGGAGCACCGCGTCGGCGCCGGCCGGCCCGAGCGTCTCGGTCTTGTGCGCCGCGATCGTGGCGAGGACGTGGGCGTCGCAGGCCTCGCGCAGCCCCTGCTTGCTGCCGAAGTGGTGCAGCACGAGCGCGGGGCTGACCCCGGCGTCCTGCGCGACGGTGCGCACGCCCGTCCGGAAGCCGTCGCGCCCGAACCGGAGGATCGCGGCGTCCCGGATGCGGGCGCGGGCGGTGAGGTCGTCCGGGTCCGCAGCGGCTGAACGCATGTTCAGGATGCTAGACGCCCGTTCAGCGGGGTGCAACGACCGGTGGACGGCGACGCGGATCGCCGCCCACCCGGGGACGCCGCGAGGGCGGGCCGTCGTGCGGCCCGCCCTCGCGGTGCGACCGTCGCGGCCGGTGCGTGGCCGCGACCGGGTGGCTCAGTGCGCGACCACCGCCGCCTCGGCCGTCACGGCGACGGGCGCCGCCGCCCGGGCGCGGCGGTCGTCCAGCCGGCGGAACAGCACGCCAGCCAGCACCGCACCGCCGACGAAGATGCCCGCGGACCACGTGTAGGCGGTGTCGAAGCTGTGCAGCGCGGCGGCCGCGAGCACCTCCGGGGTGGCGGGGGCGTGCGCCGCGACGTACGTGGTCGCCGCGGTGGCGGCCAGCGTGTTGAGCAGCGCCGTGCCGATGGCGCCGCCCACCTGCTGGCTCGTGGAGACGAGCGCCGAGGCGGCGCCGGCCAGGCGCGGCTCGACGCCCAGCGTCGCGAGCTGGAACGCCGCCGGCATGATCGAGGCCATGCCGACCCCCATGAGCACCAGTCCCGGCAGGACGTGCGCGTAGCTGCTGTCGACGTCCAGCGTCGTGAACGTCAGCATCGCCCCCGCCGCCAGCAGCATGCCGATCGGGACCAGCACCTTCGGGCCGAAGCGGGGGATCAGCAGGTTCGACTGGATCTGCGCGGTGACGATGATGGACACGACCATCGGCAGGAACGCGACGCCGGTGCGCATCGGGGCGTAGCCGAGCGTCGACTGCAGGTAGTACGTGAGGAACAGGAAGACCCCGAACATCCCGGATCCGGCGACGAGGATCGCGAGGAACGACGCGCCCCGGTCGCGGTCGAGCACGACCTCCAGCGGCAGCACGGCGTGCGAGGCGGTGCGCTGCCGCAGCACGAAGCCGACGAGCAGGACGGCGCTCGCCGCCAGCGGTCCCCAGGTGGCCGGGGAGTCCCAGCCCTGCGGCTCGGCCTGCGAGAAGCCGAGGACCAGCGCGAACAGCCCCGCGGAGCCGAGCAGCACGCCCGGCAGGTCGAGGCGGTGGCCGGCCGTGCCCCCGGCCCGGGGGAGCAGCGCGGTACCGGCGGCCAGGGCGACGGCGGCGATGACGACGTTGACGTAGAGGTTCCAGCGCCAGTCGAGGTTCTCGGTCAGGTACCCGCCGAGCAGCAGGCCGATGGCGCCGCCCATGCCGGCGATCGCGCCGAACACGCCGAACGCGCGCGCCCGCTCCCGGGGGACGGTGAACGTGGTGGTCAGCACGGACAGTGCGGCGGGTGCGAGCACCGCGCCGAACACGCCCTGGAGCGCGCGGGCGGCGACGAGCAGCTCGAAGGACCCGGCGGCTCCGCCGAGTGCGGACGCGACCGCGAACCCGACGAGCCCGATGAGGAACATGCGGCGCCGCCCGATCATGTCGGACAGGCGCCCGCCGAGCAGCAGCAGGCTGCCGAACGCCAGGGCGTAGGCGGTGACGACCCACTGGCGGTCGTTGTCGGAGAAGCCGAGCTCGGCCTGGGCCGAGGGCAGGGCGATGTTCACGATGGTCGCGTCGAGCACGACCATGAGCTGGGCGAGCGCGGCGGTCGCGAGGACGAGCCAGCGCCGCGGGTCGGGTGCCGGCAGGGCGGCGTCGGGTGTGGATACAGGTGTGCTTCCTCAGGACGTCGGTGTGGGGATGGGACGACGGTAATCCAAGACCGGCTAGTTCCGAAACCCATCGGTCTCGATTTGTGTCCCGGGAGTCCCGGCGGGCACAATGGCCGGGACGGAGGGGAGCGGGTATGGCAGCGCGTGGCGACGACGCGGACGTCGCGCTGCCCGCGCCCGCACCTGCCGCCCGCCCCGGGCGCCCCCGGGACGAGGCCAAGGACGAGGCGATCCTCAGCGCGGCGCGCGAGCTGCTGCGCGAGCGCGGGTACGCCGGCATGACCATGGACGCCGTGGCCGAGCGGGCCGGCGCCGGCAAGGCCACCGTCTACCGCCGCTGGTCCTCCAAGGTGCAGCTCACGGTCGACAGCATGCTCTGCGCCAAGCAGCTCACCATCGACGAGGTCCCGGACACCGGCTCGCTGCGCGACGACCTGCTGGCCGTGGCCACCCGCGCCTCCCGGCTGAAGAACGACGACCTCATGCACGGCGTCATGTCGGCCATCCGCGAGGAGCCCGAGGTGGCCGCCGTCTTCCACGAGCAGTTCGTCGCCAGCCAGGCGCGGCTCATGCGGGACGTCCTCGAGCGCGCCGAGCTGCGCGGCGAGACGTCGCCCGACGCGGACGTGGAGATGATCACGGCCGTCGCGCTCGCGATGGTGCACTACCGCAAGGTCGTGGCGCACCGGCCGATGGACGCGGCGTTCGCCGCGCGCCTCGTCGACGCGGTGATCCTGCCGCTCGCGACCGGCCGGCTCACGTCGGCCAGGGAGCGCGAGGCCGCGGACGCCTGACGTCGCGCCCGCCGCCCCCGGGCGCCCGGCCCCCACCCGCCGCCCCGCCCGGTTCCTGGTCGTCGCGCACGAGGAACGGCTCCAGCAGGCCCGGCGCCGCCGCGACGGCGAACCGCAGCGCCTCGTCCGCGTCGACGTCGGGCGCCTCGTACCGCCCCCAGCCGGCCGCGGTCATGACGGCGACGGTCCGCAGCCCGAGCCGGCGCTGGAGCACCGACTCCCGCAGCGCGACGGTGCTGACCGCGTCCCGCCGCAGCGCTGTGGTCGCACGGGCGGCCAGCCCGGACCGCACCACCAGGTGGTCCCCGGTCACCGTGTGCCCGAGCGCCCGGTAGGCGACCTCGGCGGCTGCCAGCGCGACCGGCCACAGCGCCGCACCCCACCAGGGCGCCGCCGCCGGCAGGACGCCGGAGGACGCGAGCAGCACCAGCAGCCCGACGACGGCGCCGGTCGTCGCCGTGGCCCACCACAGCCGTCGCCGCCGGGCGCCCGGCGGGTGCCGGCGCAGCGGCGCTGCGAACGGGTCGGGGTCCGCGTCGAGAACGGCGCGCGCCACCGGCCACGCCACGGAGCCGGGTCCCCGGGGCAGGATCGACGCCGGCTGGGAGGGCGAGAACAGCGACAGCCCGGTGGTGATGACCAGGGTGTCCGCCATGTCCGCCCACCGCCACAGCACCGGTTCCGAGACGGTGACGCCGCGCAGCCGCCGGTCGTCCCGGCTGACCTCGCGGGTGGTCAGCAGGCCCTGCCGGGTGCGGAGCTGGGTCCCCTCCTCGCCCGGCACGCGGGCCAGCTCGAACCCCCACGACGTGGCCAGGAAGTTCGCGCCCATGCCGAGGGCGCCGATCACGAACATCAGCAGCAGCGCCACGACGACCGTGCCCGTGCGACCGCGGGCCTCCCAGTCGAGCAGCCCGCGCACCCACCCGGCCGGGTCGAGCCCGAAGCCCTCCAGCAGCCAATACCCGCCCCACAGCAGACCGCCCGCCATGAGGAACGCCCAGACGCCCGCCACGTTGTAGACGACCCACCACGGCCGGAAGCGGGCGAGGACGCGCACCCGCGGAGGTTCGGCGTCGGCGGCCGGGGCGCGGGGCCCGCTCAGCAGCACGGCGCGCAGCGCGTCGGCGTCCCGGCGCGACACCGCGTCCAGGGCGAGCGCCGACTCGCCGGCGGCGAGCTGCTGACCGGCGCCGACCAGCACGACGCGCAGCCCGGACAGGCGGTGCCGAAGCCGTGCGGTGGTGTCGACGCTGCGGATGCGGTCGCGCCGCACCGACCGGTAGCGCCGCACCAGCACGCCGGTCCGCCGCTCGAGGTAGTCGTCGGTGACGCGGTAGCGCGTGAACGCCCACCGGAGCAGGTCGAGCCCGGCGCCCGCCAGACCGGCCGCGGCGACGAGCAGCAGCGGCCAGAGGCTCTCCCAGGTGGGCTCGACGCCGAAGACGCCCACGGCCACGGCGGACGGGACCAGGGAGAGCAGCGAGCGCACGAGGTCGACGAGGACCATGCGGGCGTCCAGCCGCGACCACGGCGTCCCGTCGTCGGCGGCGGGCCGGTCGGCCTCGCGGACGGCATCCGTGACGGAGCCCGGCGCGGCCTCGGCCGTGGTGGGCGTGTCGGCTCGCTCGCTCACGTCGCGTCCCCCGGCGTCCGCTCGGTCACCTGCGTGAGCCGCTCGGCGACCTCGGCGGCGAGCTCGGCGTCGAGCCCCCGGATGGTGAGGGCGCCGCTGCTCGACGCGGTGGTCACCCGGAGGGTCGCCAGGCCCAGCGCCTGCTCGAGCGGCCCGCGGACGGCGTCGACGGTCTGCACGCGTGACAGCGGGGCGACGCGCCACTCCCGGGTGATCCAGCCCGAGAGCCCGTACACCGCGTGGTCCGTGGTCTCCCAGCGGTGCACCGCGTACCGCCGGCGCGGCTCGACCAGGACGCGCGCGAGGGTCCAGGCCGCGGCGAGCGCCAGGGGGACGGCGAGCCACGGCCGGGCGGGCTCCCACAGCCACCACGGCACCGCGACGACGACGGTCGCGCCGCCGCCGGTGACGAGCCCGCGCAGCACCCACCAGCGGCGGGCGCGGGGGTCGACGCGGTGCGTCGGGGGCCGCAGGCGCAGCGCGGGCGGCGGCAGGTCCAGCCGGGCGTCGTGCACGGAGTCGTGCCGCGGCGCCGCGGGGGAGGGCGGGGTGGGCTCGGCCGAGGTCGGGTCCATGCCCCAGTCTGACCCGGGCGCCGCCGGACGGGAACCCTCGCCGCCGGGCGGCGTGGCGCGGACCGCCCGGCGGCGGCGCGGTCAGGGCAGCGCGCGCCGGGAGCTGATGACCCCCGTGTCGAACCCCGCGAGGTGCAGCCCGCCGTGGAACCGGGCGTGCTCGATCTTCACGCACCGGTCCATGACGACGGTCAGCCCGGCCTCCTCGCCGCGGCGCGCGACGTCCTCGTGCCAGGACCCGAGCTGGAGCCACAGCGCCCGGGCGCCCACCGCGAGGGTCTCGTCGAGCACCGTCGGCAGGTCGTCGTGGCGGCGGAACACGTCGACGAGGTCCGGCACCACCGGCAGCGCGTCGAGCGACGGGTAGACGGGCAGGCCGAGGATCTCGGTCTCGCGCGGGTTCACCAGGTACAGGTCGTACGGGGAGCTGGAGCGCAGGTACGTCGTGACGAAGAACGACGCCCGGGACGGGTTGTTCGACGCTCCCACGATCGCGATGGACCGGGTGCGGCGCAGCAGGGCCAGCCGCTCCGGGGCGGACGGGCCCTGCCAGGTGCGGGTCGCGGTGCTCATCGGGTGACCTCCGGGAGGGCGCAGGCGTCGGCGGTCCCGACTGCGGGGACGGGGAGGGCGGCCGGGCGACCGGGGGAGCCGCTGCCGTCGTCGGTGGCGTCGTCGGTGGCGGTCGCGACCCTCAGCGCCTGGTCGAGGTCCCAGAGGATGTCCTCCGGGTCCTCGAGCCCCACGCTGATCCGCACGAGGTCCTCGGGGACGCCCGCGGCCTCGAGCTGCGCGGCGGACAGCTGCTGGTGGGTGGTGGACGCGGGGTGGATGACGAGCGTGCGGGCGTCGCCGACGTTCGCGAGGTGGCTCGCGAGCTGGAGCGCCTCGATGAACCGGCGTCCGACCTCACGACCGGAGCGCTCGGGGGTGGCCGCCAGCCGGAACGCGAACACGGACCCGGGGCCCAGCGGCAGGTAGTGCGCGGCCCGCTCGTGGTGGGGGTGGGACGGCAGCCCCGCCCAGTGCACGGCGCCGACGCGCCGGTCCGCGTCGAGCCACTCCGCGACCGCGCGGGCGTTCGCGAGGTGCGCGTCGAGCCGCTGCGGCAGCGTCTCGACGCCCTGGAGGAGCTGGAACGCGGACTGCGCCGACAGCGCCGGGCCGATGTCCCGGAGCTGCTCGGAGCGCAGCTTGGTGAGGAACCCGTACTCGCCGAAGTTCCCCCACCAGGACACGCCGTTGTACGACGGCACGGGCTCGGTCATCTGCGGGAACTTGCCGTTCCCCCAGTCGAACCGACCGGACTCGACGACCACGCCGCCCAGCGTGGTGCCGTGCCCGCCGAGGAACTTGGTCGCCGAGTGGATGACGATGTCCGCGCCGTGCTCGATCGGCCGCACCAGGTACGGGGTCGACAGCGTCGCGTCCACGACCAGGGGGACGCCGGCGGCGTGCGCGACCTCCGCCAGACCGGCCAGGTCCGCGACGTCTCCGGACGGGTTCGCGACGACCTCGGTGTACAGCACCTTGGTCTCCGGGCGGATCGCCGCGGCGAAGTCGGCCGGGTCGGTGCCGGGCACGAACGTGGTCTCCACCCCGAACCGGCGCAGCGTGACGTCGAGCTGCGTGACCGTGCCGCCGTAGAGCTGCGCGGAGGCGACCACGTGGTCGCCGGCCCCGACGAGCGCGGCGAACGTCACGAACTCCGCGGCCATCCCGGAGGCCGTGGCCACGGCACCGATGCCCCCCTCGAGCGAGGCGATGCGCTCCTCGAACGCCGCCACGGTGGGGTTGCCGATGCGGGAGTAGATGTTCCCGTACTTCTGGAGCGCGAACAGGTTGGCCGCGTCGGTGGTGTCGGCGAACACGAAGGACGTCGTCTGGTAGATCGGCACGGCGCGCGCGCCGGTCGCGGCGTCGGGGATCGCCCCGGCGTGCAGCGCGCGGGTGCGGAAGCCGAAGCGGTGCTCCTCGGTGGTCATGCGGGCAGGGCCTCCTCGGCCGTCGTGGGGTGGGGGCGGGGGGCGCGGGGCAGCAGGGCGGCCACCTGCTCCACGGCCCAGGGGTTCTGCAGCGAGGTGCTGTCGCCGAGCGGCCGGCCGTCGTGCAGGTCGGCGAGCAGGCGGCGCAGGATCTTGCCCGAGCGGGTCTTGGGGACCTCCGGGACGAGGACGACGTGCCGCGGCTTGGCGACCGGCCCGATCTCGCGGGCGACCTGCGCCCGCAGCTCGTCGCGCAGCGCGTCGGCGGCGGCGCGCCACGCGGCGACGTCCTCGACGGGGCCCGGTGGCACGGCCGGCACGACGAACGCCGCGACGGCCTGCCCGCCCACCGCGTCCGCCACCCCGGCGACGCCGGCCTCACCGACCGCGGGGTGCGCGACGAGGGCCGACTCGATCTCGATGGTGGACAGCCGGTGCCCGGCGACGTTCACCACGTCGTCCACCCGGCCCAGCAGCCACACGTCGCCGTCGGCGTCCCACGACGCGCCGTCGCCCGCCAGGAAGAACCCCTGCGCCGCGAACGGCCGCCAGTAGGAGTCGAGGTACCGCCGAGGGTCGCCCCACACGGTCCGGGCCATGCCGGGCCACGGGCGGTCGATCACCAGGAACCCGCCGGACCCGCGCGGCACGTCGGCGCCGTGCTCGTCGACCACGCGGGTGGACAGGCCCGGCAGCGGCCGGGTCGCCGAGCCGGGCTTCAGCGTCGTCACACCGGGCAGCGGGGCAATCACGGCTGCGCCCGTCTCGGACTGCCACCACGTGTCGACCACGGGCGCGCGGTCGCCGCCCAGCTCGCGGCGGAACCACACCCACGCCTCGGGGTTGATGGCCTCGCCGACCGTCCCGAGCAGCCGGATGCTCGACAGGTCGTAGCGGTCCGGCAGGCCGCCGGGGAACCACGTCATGAACGTCCGGATCAGCGTCGGCGCCGTGTAGTACACCGTGACGCCGTACCGCTCGATCACCTCCAGGTGGCGCTCGCGGTGGGGCGTGTCGGGCGTGCCCTCGTAGATCACCTGCGTGACGCCGTTGGTCAGCGGGCCGTAGATCTCGTAGGTGTGCGCGGTCACCCACGCGAGGTCCGCGGTGCACCAGTGGACGTCGTCCGGCTTGGCGTCGAACACCGCCCAGTGCGACCACGACGCGTGCGTGAGGTAGCCGCCCGTGGTGTGCACCAGGCCC is a window encoding:
- a CDS encoding TetR/AcrR family transcriptional regulator, whose product is MRSAAADPDDLTARARIRDAAILRFGRDGFRTGVRTVAQDAGVSPALVLHHFGSKQGLREACDAHVLATIAAHKTETLGPAGADAVLLKMAQVESFAPLAAYVVRSLQDGEGLARGFLESFVADTRRYLEDGVAAGTVRPSLDEAARARWLALSGIGALLVHLSLHPVGPEGLGPALRAYADAAALPALELYTQGLLTDPALLDAYRRQAGHAPPGAPAPTPPAA
- a CDS encoding MFS transporter, producing the protein MPAPDPRRWLVLATAALAQLMVVLDATIVNIALPSAQAELGFSDNDRQWVVTAYALAFGSLLLLGGRLSDMIGRRRMFLIGLVGFAVASALGGAAGSFELLVAARALQGVFGAVLAPAALSVLTTTFTVPRERARAFGVFGAIAGMGGAIGLLLGGYLTENLDWRWNLYVNVVIAAVALAAGTALLPRAGGTAGHRLDLPGVLLGSAGLFALVLGFSQAEPQGWDSPATWGPLAASAVLLVGFVLRQRTASHAVLPLEVVLDRDRGASFLAILVAGSGMFGVFLFLTYYLQSTLGYAPMRTGVAFLPMVVSIIVTAQIQSNLLIPRFGPKVLVPIGMLLAAGAMLTFTTLDVDSSYAHVLPGLVLMGVGMASIMPAAFQLATLGVEPRLAGAASALVSTSQQVGGAIGTALLNTLAATAATTYVAAHAPATPEVLAAAALHSFDTAYTWSAGIFVGGAVLAGVLFRRLDDRRARAAAPVAVTAEAAVVAH
- a CDS encoding TetR/AcrR family transcriptional regulator; this translates as MAARGDDADVALPAPAPAARPGRPRDEAKDEAILSAARELLRERGYAGMTMDAVAERAGAGKATVYRRWSSKVQLTVDSMLCAKQLTIDEVPDTGSLRDDLLAVATRASRLKNDDLMHGVMSAIREEPEVAAVFHEQFVASQARLMRDVLERAELRGETSPDADVEMITAVALAMVHYRKVVAHRPMDAAFAARLVDAVILPLATGRLTSAREREAADA
- a CDS encoding PH domain-containing protein, with product MSERADTPTTAEAAPGSVTDAVREADRPAADDGTPWSRLDARMVLVDLVRSLLSLVPSAVAVGVFGVEPTWESLWPLLLVAAAGLAGAGLDLLRWAFTRYRVTDDYLERRTGVLVRRYRSVRRDRIRSVDTTARLRHRLSGLRVVLVGAGQQLAAGESALALDAVSRRDADALRAVLLSGPRAPAADAEPPRVRVLARFRPWWVVYNVAGVWAFLMAGGLLWGGYWLLEGFGLDPAGWVRGLLDWEARGRTGTVVVALLLMFVIGALGMGANFLATSWGFELARVPGEEGTQLRTRQGLLTTREVSRDDRRLRGVTVSEPVLWRWADMADTLVITTGLSLFSPSQPASILPRGPGSVAWPVARAVLDADPDPFAAPLRRHPPGARRRRLWWATATTGAVVGLLVLLASSGVLPAAAPWWGAALWPVALAAAEVAYRALGHTVTGDHLVVRSGLAARATTALRRDAVSTVALRESVLQRRLGLRTVAVMTAAGWGRYEAPDVDADEALRFAVAAAPGLLEPFLVRDDQEPGGAAGGGRAPGGGGRDVRRPRPRAPWPT
- a CDS encoding PH domain-containing protein, translated to MDPTSAEPTPPSPAAPRHDSVHDARLDLPPPALRLRPPTHRVDPRARRWWVLRGLVTGGGATVVVAVPWWLWEPARPWLAVPLALAAAWTLARVLVEPRRRYAVHRWETTDHAVYGLSGWITREWRVAPLSRVQTVDAVRGPLEQALGLATLRVTTASSSGALTIRGLDAELAAEVAERLTQVTERTPGDAT
- a CDS encoding CoA-binding protein; translation: MSTATRTWQGPSAPERLALLRRTRSIAIVGASNNPSRASFFVTTYLRSSSPYDLYLVNPRETEILGLPVYPSLDALPVVPDLVDVFRRHDDLPTVLDETLAVGARALWLQLGSWHEDVARRGEEAGLTVVMDRCVKIEHARFHGGLHLAGFDTGVISSRRALP
- a CDS encoding O-acetylhomoserine aminocarboxypropyltransferase/cysteine synthase family protein, which encodes MTTEEHRFGFRTRALHAGAIPDAATGARAVPIYQTTSFVFADTTDAANLFALQKYGNIYSRIGNPTVAAFEERIASLEGGIGAVATASGMAAEFVTFAALVGAGDHVVASAQLYGGTVTQLDVTLRRFGVETTFVPGTDPADFAAAIRPETKVLYTEVVANPSGDVADLAGLAEVAHAAGVPLVVDATLSTPYLVRPIEHGADIVIHSATKFLGGHGTTLGGVVVESGRFDWGNGKFPQMTEPVPSYNGVSWWGNFGEYGFLTKLRSEQLRDIGPALSAQSAFQLLQGVETLPQRLDAHLANARAVAEWLDADRRVGAVHWAGLPSHPHHERAAHYLPLGPGSVFAFRLAATPERSGREVGRRFIEALQLASHLANVGDARTLVIHPASTTHQQLSAAQLEAAGVPEDLVRISVGLEDPEDILWDLDQALRVATATDDATDDGSGSPGRPAALPVPAVGTADACALPEVTR
- the acs gene encoding acetate--CoA ligase; this translates as MTFTALQSETRSYPAPDRPVGVAGGWNVDPAADAALRERAAADPVGFWEDAARRLEWAEPWHTAHTWSPAVPGPDGELTVPEARWFVGGRLNAAVNCVDRHVAAGRGDKVAIHAEGERGDRRSFTYADLQREVARAANALTDLGVGPGDRVVVYLPVIAETVIMTLAIARIGAVHSLVFGGFSAEAVRFRVQDTGAKLLVTSDGQFRRGQAVEVKSAADAAVEGLDHVEHVLVVRRTGQDVAWTAGRDVWWHDVVDTASDRHEAQAFDAEHPLFIIYTSGTTGKPKGLVHTTGGYLTHASWSHWAVFDAKPDDVHWCTADLAWVTAHTYEIYGPLTNGVTQVIYEGTPDTPHRERHLEVIERYGVTVYYTAPTLIRTFMTWFPGGLPDRYDLSSIRLLGTVGEAINPEAWVWFRRELGGDRAPVVDTWWQSETGAAVIAPLPGVTTLKPGSATRPLPGLSTRVVDEHGADVPRGSGGFLVIDRPWPGMARTVWGDPRRYLDSYWRPFAAQGFFLAGDGASWDADGDVWLLGRVDDVVNVAGHRLSTIEIESALVAHPAVGEAGVAGVADAVGGQAVAAFVVPAVPPGPVEDVAAWRAAADALRDELRAQVAREIGPVAKPRHVVLVPEVPKTRSGKILRRLLADLHDGRPLGDSTSLQNPWAVEQVAALLPRAPRPHPTTAEEALPA